Part of the Sodalinema gerasimenkoae IPPAS B-353 genome is shown below.
GCGGAGTCGCCACCCGCACATTGACCCCCAATAACGCGCAACAGAGCATCAACGAGTGAGCCACATTATTGCCATCGCCCACATAGGTAACCGTCGTTCCCTGAACCTCACCAAAACACTCCCGCAACGTTAGTAAATCCGCCAACGCTTGACAAGGATGGGCCAAATCCGTCAAAGCATTGAGAACAGGAATCTTGGCATAATCAGCAAATACTTCTAAATCAGCGTGAGCAAAGGTACGAATCGCCACTACATCTAAATAGCGGTCTAACACCCGTGCCGTATCCGCCAAGGGTTCACCCCGGCCCACCTGAGTCACCTTGGGGTTGAGGTCAATCACCTGTCCCCCCAACTGATACATGGCCACAGAGAAGCTCACCCGAGTCCGGGTCGAGGCCTTATAAAATAGTAATCCTAAGACTTTTTGACAGTGGGGGGTAATGTCCCCGGACTTTAACGCCTGTGCCAGTTCTAGCACCCCCTCAACCTCAGCCGCGCTCAGGTCTGTTAGACTCAAAAAATCACGTCCGTTCAATCCACTCATAATTGAGTTGGTTGTCATGGATAACACTCCTGTCAACACCGCCCGGTTCCAGCGTTCATAGACTATACCATACCCCTACTGCCTACTGCCCACCGCCTACTGCCTACTGCCTACTGCCTACTGCCTTTCTCCTAACTGTCTTGATGCTTTCTCTTACTGGCTATCACATCATCGAAGCGATTACCGCTGAACCCTCCCAAACTCTGGCGGGTTCTGATGCCGATCGCCATCGACGAACCCGTCCCAAAAACCAAGTCTATCGGGCGTATCGCCAGAGCGATCGCCAACCGGTGATTATTAAAACTCCCAGCCGGGAATGCCCGCAATTAACAGAGATTGCGCGTCTTCGTCATGAGTATGATGTGGCCGCCTCTCTCCAGAGTCCCTATCTGATGGCAGCCCTCGATCTCAAACAGAGTCCTACGGCCGCGATTTATGAGGATATTGGTGGAACGTCTCTCGATCGCCTCTTCACCCGAGAGTCAGGTCCGCCAGACTGCCCCGCCGCGCTTCTGAAGTATCTAGAAATTGCTATCCAACTGGCCAAAGCCCTGCGAGATCTTCATCAAGCCAAAATCGTCCACAAAGACATCAAACCCTCCAACATTGTCCACAACCCCAACACGGGCCAGGTTCAACTGATTGACTTTGGCATCGCCTCTCGTCTATCTCAAGAAACCCATACCACCACCAGTAATCGCCCCTTTAATAGTCTCGAAGGAACCCTGGCCTACCTCTCTCCAGAACAAACCGGGCGCATGAATCGACGGGTGGACTACAAAAGTGACTTCTACTCCCTCGGGGTCACTTTCTACGAACTACTCACGGGGCGAGTCCCCTTTCTGAGCCATGATGCCTTAGAGCTGGTTCACTGTCATATCGCTAAAGTCCCCACCCCGCCTCAACTGCTCAATCCCGACCTTCCTCTGCCCCTGTCGGATGTGGTGATGAAACTCCTGTCGAAAAGTGCTGAAGACCGCTATCAAAGCGCCTTTGGCTTACTCAAAGACCTGGAAATCTGTAAAGAGCAGCTAGAACGCCAACAGACCATTTCTGCCTTCCCCCTGGCTCAGTTCGATCGCACCACAGAACTCCAGATTCCAGCGAAACTTTACGGACGGGAGACCGATGTAGCTCGCTTGATGCAAGCGGCTGAGCGGGTGATGTCCGGCGGAGGAACAGAACTATTGTTAGTCTCTGGCTATTCTGGGGTCGGAAAATCAGTTTTGGTGCAAGAAATTCACCGTCCTGTGGCTCAGTACCGTGGTTATTTTGCCAGTGGTAAGTTTGAACAGTTAAAACGCAATCTACCCTATTTCGGCTTTCGTCAGGCAATTCTCGGCATTTTGGAACAGCTTCTGGCCGAAAGTCAACCACGACTCAAGGCCGTGAAGCAGGATTTACAAGATGCCTTGGGGGCGGCGTCGAGTTCCCCCTTGAGTTCTCCTTCAAAATCCAAGGTAGGGGGAAGCAAGGGGGGACATTCCGGCAGTAACGGGCCGCGAGTTTTCCAAGGGATCGCTCAGCGCCATCAGACCGTTTCTCCCCTGGTTGGGCCGATCAACTATCAAACCCTTGCGCTGCATCTGATCCCCGAACTCAAAGCACTATTAGACTCCCCCAATTCCTCGCCATCGGACGATCTTCTCTGGCAGGGAGAGGTACCGGCCCGCATTCAACATGAGTTATTCTGTCGTCTGTTTGATGCGATCGCCCAGCCGGAACATCCATTGGTTCTCTTTCTCGATGACCTGCAATGGGCCGATACGGCCTCGATTCAACTGTTAGCCGATTTGTTGTTGCGCTCCGGGCATGAGCGCGCTCAACCTCTATTGTTAGTGGGAGCATATCGGGAGAATGAAGTCACGGCCAATCATCCGTTGCTGTTGACTCTAGAGGAGTTGCAACGGGAGGGCATTCGTCCAGAACATTTAAGGCTGAAAGGACTTGATTTCAACTCGGTGCAACGTCTAATTGCCGATAGCTTGGCTTTACCGGAGTCGGAGGTAACACCTTTAGCGGATTTAATGGTGCGTAAGAC
Proteins encoded:
- the argF gene encoding ornithine carbamoyltransferase: MSGLNGRDFLSLTDLSAAEVEGVLELAQALKSGDITPHCQKVLGLLFYKASTRTRVSFSVAMYQLGGQVIDLNPKVTQVGRGEPLADTARVLDRYLDVVAIRTFAHADLEVFADYAKIPVLNALTDLAHPCQALADLLTLRECFGEVQGTTVTYVGDGNNVAHSLMLCCALLGVNVRVATPPGFEPHAKMVKTARQLAGDRAQVEVLNDPVAAVKGVQAIYTDVWASMGQEAEARDRIPVFQPYQVNEDLITHADSQVILLHCLPAHRGEEITDDAIEGPHSRVWDQAENRMHVQKALLASILGAV